The Azospirillum brasilense genome has a window encoding:
- a CDS encoding FAD binding domain-containing protein: protein MKAVDFDYAQPATLDAALELLSREDVMVRPVAGSQSLGPMLNLRLAQPELLVDITRIAELQTIRQEGDRLVIGACVTHARLEDGDYPDVTRGVLPSVAAVIAYRAVRNRGTIGGSLAHADPAADWVNVLTALGADVVIAGPGGRRSVPMTDFILGVFETALQPGEIVAEIHVPALSDRARWGYYKVCRKTGEFSHATGAVLIDPARGVQRCVAGATSGKPVVIDGPALFEGGCTEAALAAHLAGSPAADDPIALRTHTVALKRAIAQVMS, encoded by the coding sequence ATGAAGGCGGTCGATTTCGACTACGCCCAGCCGGCGACGCTGGACGCGGCGCTGGAACTTCTGTCCCGCGAGGACGTGATGGTGCGGCCCGTCGCCGGCTCCCAGTCGCTCGGCCCCATGCTGAACCTGCGGCTGGCCCAGCCGGAGCTGCTGGTGGACATCACCCGCATCGCCGAGCTTCAAACGATCCGCCAGGAGGGCGACCGGCTGGTCATCGGCGCCTGCGTCACCCACGCGCGGCTGGAGGACGGCGACTACCCGGACGTGACGCGCGGCGTGCTTCCCAGCGTGGCGGCGGTGATCGCCTACCGCGCGGTGCGCAACCGTGGCACCATCGGCGGCAGCCTCGCCCACGCCGACCCGGCGGCGGACTGGGTGAACGTCCTGACCGCGCTCGGCGCCGACGTGGTGATCGCCGGCCCGGGCGGGCGGCGCAGCGTGCCGATGACCGATTTCATCCTGGGCGTCTTCGAGACGGCCCTGCAACCGGGCGAGATCGTCGCGGAAATCCATGTGCCCGCCCTGTCCGACCGGGCGCGCTGGGGCTATTACAAGGTCTGCCGCAAGACCGGCGAGTTCTCCCACGCCACCGGGGCGGTGCTGATCGACCCGGCCCGCGGCGTCCAGCGCTGCGTCGCCGGGGCGACCTCCGGCAAGCCGGTGGTGATCGACGGCCCGGCCCTGTTCGAGGGCGGCTGCACCGAGGCGGCGCTGGCCGCGCATCTGGCCGGCAGCCCCGCCGCGGACGACCCCATCGCCCTTCGGACCCACACCGTCGCGCTGAAGCGCGCCATCGCGCAGGTGATGTCATGA
- a CDS encoding (2Fe-2S)-binding protein, which produces MSAHAKSISLTVNGTRVEASVPPRQHLGDFLRERELLTGTHLGCEHGVCGACTILIDGEPARSCITFAVACDGRSVTTVEGLDDDPVATELREAFSAEHGLQCGFCTPGMLVAARDVVLRRPDADNPAIRTAMSGNLCRCTGYVGIVNAIRRVIDARNTNAG; this is translated from the coding sequence ATGAGCGCCCACGCCAAAAGCATTTCCCTGACCGTCAACGGCACGCGCGTCGAGGCCAGCGTGCCGCCGCGCCAGCATCTCGGCGACTTCCTGCGCGAGCGGGAGCTGCTGACCGGCACCCATCTGGGCTGCGAGCACGGCGTGTGCGGCGCCTGCACCATCCTGATCGACGGCGAGCCGGCGCGCTCCTGCATCACCTTCGCGGTGGCCTGCGACGGGCGGTCCGTCACTACGGTGGAGGGGCTGGACGACGACCCCGTCGCCACGGAGCTGCGCGAGGCCTTCTCCGCCGAGCACGGGCTGCAATGCGGCTTCTGCACGCCGGGGATGCTGGTGGCGGCGCGCGACGTGGTGCTGCGCCGCCCGGACGCCGACAACCCGGCGATCCGCACGGCGATGAGCGGCAATCTGTGCCGCTGCACCGGCTATGTCGGGATCGTCAACGCCATCCGCCGCGTCATCGACGCGCGCAACACGAACGCGGGGTAA
- a CDS encoding SRPBCC family protein, producing MPTMTQTLAVNFPRARVWPLLGDVEQVISCMPGASLTKPREGDRIFGQMRVKLGPIAAAFAGEGTLTMDEATHTGVIHGQGTDPKNNSRAKADVTFAVVEEGPGTRIDLTVDFTLTGVLAQFSRGAIVQEIANRLTAEFARNLEARLAATAPAAEVAVAPSSDAVAAPALGPASESAPEPAKELNAGNLLWVMLKDWLRGLFGGRSLQDNHGRSR from the coding sequence ATGCCGACCATGACCCAGACCCTTGCCGTCAATTTCCCGCGCGCCCGCGTCTGGCCGCTGCTCGGCGATGTCGAGCAGGTGATTTCCTGCATGCCCGGCGCCTCGCTGACCAAGCCGCGCGAGGGCGACCGCATCTTCGGGCAGATGCGCGTGAAGCTCGGTCCCATCGCCGCCGCCTTCGCCGGCGAGGGCACGCTGACGATGGACGAGGCGACCCACACCGGCGTCATCCACGGCCAGGGCACGGACCCCAAGAACAACTCCCGGGCCAAGGCCGACGTGACCTTCGCCGTCGTGGAGGAGGGGCCGGGGACGCGGATCGACCTGACCGTCGATTTCACCCTGACCGGCGTTCTGGCCCAGTTCAGCCGCGGCGCCATCGTGCAGGAGATCGCCAACCGCCTGACCGCCGAGTTCGCCCGCAACCTGGAAGCCAGGCTCGCCGCCACGGCACCGGCGGCGGAGGTGGCGGTGGCTCCGTCCTCGGACGCGGTGGCCGCTCCGGCCCTAGGACCTGCTTCCGAGTCCGCCCCCGAACCCGCCAAGGAACTGAACGCAGGCAATCTGCTGTGGGTGATGCTGAAAGACTGGCTGCGTGGCCTCTTCGGCGGCCGCTCTCTGCAAGACAACCACGGCCGTTCCCGATAA
- a CDS encoding amidase, whose amino-acid sequence MPNDPLNAFVPYGRTEVAGAASGPLAGLRFAVKDLFHIAGLPTGAGNPDWLRTHEVPRETAPAVQRLLDAGARVAGKTLTDELAWSLAGENAHYGTPENPKAPGRIPGGSSSGSAAAVAGGAVDFAIGTDTGGSIRLPASYCGLYGIRPSHGAVPLDGSVPLAPSFDTVGWFAWEASLLRRVGAVLLPPSSTLGPDPAFRRLLVAEDAFAIAGEAVRSALAPAVERLRGRFGAVDAVTLAPEGLEQWRPVFQTVQAAEAWAAHGAWITATKPTFGPGVRDRFAAAATLDPALTRAAAQTREGIRRRMDDLLGTDGLIVLPSAPGIAPLRGSSGAAVDAERGRALAILCPAGLAGLPQLSIPAARLQGCPLGLSLIGPRGSDSALLAIAEDLFA is encoded by the coding sequence ATGCCGAACGACCCCCTGAACGCCTTCGTCCCCTACGGCCGGACCGAGGTCGCCGGAGCCGCAAGCGGCCCGCTGGCCGGGCTGCGCTTCGCGGTGAAGGACCTGTTCCACATCGCCGGCCTGCCCACCGGGGCCGGCAACCCGGACTGGCTGCGCACCCACGAGGTCCCGCGGGAGACCGCGCCCGCCGTGCAGCGGCTGCTCGATGCCGGGGCGCGCGTCGCCGGCAAGACGCTGACCGACGAGTTGGCCTGGAGCCTGGCCGGCGAGAACGCCCATTACGGCACGCCGGAGAACCCGAAGGCGCCCGGCCGCATTCCCGGCGGCTCCTCCAGCGGGTCGGCCGCGGCGGTGGCGGGCGGGGCGGTGGACTTCGCCATCGGGACCGACACCGGCGGGTCGATCCGCCTGCCGGCGAGCTATTGCGGCCTCTACGGCATCCGGCCCAGCCATGGGGCGGTTCCGCTGGACGGCTCCGTTCCCTTGGCGCCGAGCTTCGACACGGTGGGCTGGTTTGCCTGGGAGGCGTCGCTGCTCCGCCGCGTCGGAGCGGTGCTGCTGCCCCCGTCGTCCACCCTGGGGCCCGATCCGGCCTTCCGCCGCCTGCTGGTCGCCGAGGACGCCTTCGCCATCGCCGGGGAGGCGGTGCGATCCGCCCTCGCCCCGGCCGTGGAGCGGCTGCGCGGGCGGTTCGGGGCGGTGGACGCCGTGACGCTGGCCCCGGAGGGGCTGGAGCAATGGCGTCCGGTCTTCCAGACGGTCCAGGCCGCCGAGGCCTGGGCGGCGCACGGCGCCTGGATCACGGCGACGAAGCCGACCTTCGGACCGGGCGTGCGCGACCGCTTCGCCGCGGCCGCCACGCTCGACCCCGCCCTGACCCGCGCGGCGGCGCAGACGCGGGAGGGCATCCGGCGGCGGATGGACGACCTGCTGGGGACGGACGGGCTGATCGTCCTGCCCAGCGCGCCGGGCATCGCGCCGCTGCGCGGCTCCTCAGGGGCGGCGGTGGACGCGGAGCGCGGACGGGCGCTGGCGATCCTCTGCCCTGCCGGTCTGGCCGGGCTGCCGCAACTCTCCATTCCCGCAGCGCGGCTCCAGGGCTGCCCGCTCGGCCTGTCGCTCATCGGCCCGCGCGGCAGCGACTCCGCGCTTCTCGCCATCGCCGAGGACCTCTTTGCATGA
- the hpxZ gene encoding oxalurate catabolism protein HpxZ, with product MTLEINIPEVVAEVTAAFERYERALTGNDVAVLDELFWNHPATLRYGVGENLYGYDAIAAFRQGRPAAGLDRSLRNTVITTYGRDMATANTEFTRPSTERVGRQSHTWVRMPEGWRIVAAHVSLMG from the coding sequence ATGACGCTTGAGATCAACATCCCCGAGGTGGTGGCCGAGGTCACCGCCGCCTTCGAGCGCTACGAGCGCGCGCTGACCGGCAACGACGTGGCGGTTCTGGACGAGCTGTTCTGGAACCACCCGGCGACCCTGCGCTACGGCGTGGGCGAGAATTTGTACGGCTACGACGCCATCGCCGCCTTCCGCCAGGGCCGCCCGGCGGCGGGGCTGGACCGGAGCCTGCGCAACACCGTCATCACCACCTATGGCCGCGACATGGCGACCGCCAACACCGAGTTCACCCGCCCCTCCACCGAGCGCGTCGGGCGGCAGAGCCACACCTGGGTCCGCATGCCGGAGGGCTGGCGGATCGTCGCGGCGCATGTGTCGCTGATGGGCTAG
- a CDS encoding MarR family winged helix-turn-helix transcriptional regulator: MTLDDPLIEEAYRVLAERPGFLIRRLHQIHVAMFMEECAEFNMTPVQYSVLTALVDRPDLDQVTLGAQIGIDRTTTAGVLARLAERGLIQRRASPVDKRMKLAAITAEGRKLLRRMDKKAQRAHDRTIAPLPKEDRAVFLRYLLHLVDASNGYGRAPLHLP, translated from the coding sequence ATGACCTTAGACGACCCCCTGATCGAAGAGGCGTACCGCGTCCTGGCGGAGCGTCCCGGATTCCTCATCCGCCGCTTGCACCAGATCCACGTGGCCATGTTCATGGAGGAGTGCGCGGAGTTCAACATGACCCCCGTCCAGTACAGCGTGCTGACCGCCCTGGTGGACCGGCCCGACCTGGATCAGGTGACGCTGGGCGCCCAGATCGGCATCGACCGCACGACCACGGCGGGCGTTCTGGCCCGGCTGGCCGAGCGCGGTCTGATCCAGCGCCGGGCCAGTCCAGTGGACAAGCGCATGAAGCTGGCCGCCATCACCGCGGAGGGGCGGAAACTGCTGCGCCGCATGGACAAGAAGGCCCAGCGCGCCCACGACCGCACCATCGCGCCGCTGCCCAAGGAGGACCGGGCGGTCTTCCTGCGCTACCTGCTGCATCTGGTCGACGCCAGCAACGGCTACGGCCGTGCGCCCCTGCATCTGCCGTAA
- a CDS encoding DUF1116 domain-containing protein yields the protein MNDATARAVERMLAADPVWTETGTAGERIGLDRHTLLHAGPPFADPAEICPPILNAAAAALLFEGMAGSVEEARAMVRSGTVTLRPAQDFGVVTPLAAVVSRSMWLHVVEDAGGSGARAYSPLNEGGGPALRFGIVSGAVVERLRLLHGTVGPALAGIGPVALSAIAREAMEQGDELHGRVGVASALLTETLVSRLGGTGGVCAFLKEAGQFFLNPWMAACKTMLLAGDGVPGAALVTAAGGNGVRFGLRLSGMMGEGWASAPVAAPQGPDIGASRPRLPAIGDSAVIDALGFGALALDAAPLLRAELGAAAETAIAAADRLLCADHPVHGRRVGLDARAVLLGGPVPPVCLAALHAAGEDGIVGRGLAWHPPSCHAEAVAAVDRLSRAGFPDAPDRRA from the coding sequence ATGAACGACGCCACCGCGCGGGCCGTGGAACGGATGCTGGCCGCCGATCCGGTGTGGACGGAGACCGGAACCGCCGGGGAGCGGATCGGGCTGGACCGCCACACGCTGCTGCACGCCGGACCGCCCTTCGCCGATCCGGCGGAAATCTGCCCGCCGATCCTCAACGCCGCCGCAGCGGCGCTGCTGTTCGAAGGCATGGCCGGCAGCGTGGAGGAGGCCCGCGCCATGGTGCGGAGCGGCACCGTGACGCTGCGCCCGGCCCAGGACTTCGGCGTGGTCACCCCGCTCGCCGCCGTCGTGTCGCGGTCGATGTGGCTGCATGTGGTGGAGGATGCCGGCGGCTCCGGCGCCCGCGCCTACAGCCCGCTCAACGAGGGCGGCGGTCCCGCCCTGCGCTTCGGGATCGTCAGCGGCGCGGTGGTGGAGCGGCTGCGCCTGCTGCATGGAACGGTTGGCCCGGCGCTGGCCGGGATCGGGCCGGTGGCGCTGTCCGCCATCGCCCGCGAGGCGATGGAGCAAGGGGACGAGCTGCACGGGCGCGTCGGGGTGGCTTCGGCGCTGCTGACCGAGACGCTGGTGTCGCGGCTGGGCGGGACCGGTGGGGTCTGTGCGTTCCTGAAGGAGGCCGGGCAGTTCTTCCTCAACCCCTGGATGGCCGCCTGCAAAACGATGCTGCTGGCCGGCGACGGGGTGCCGGGCGCGGCGCTGGTGACGGCGGCGGGCGGCAACGGGGTGCGCTTCGGGCTGCGCCTGTCGGGCATGATGGGCGAGGGCTGGGCGAGCGCGCCGGTGGCGGCGCCTCAGGGGCCGGACATCGGTGCTTCACGCCCGCGCCTGCCGGCGATCGGGGACAGCGCCGTCATCGACGCGCTGGGCTTCGGCGCGCTGGCGCTCGACGCCGCGCCGCTGCTGCGGGCGGAGCTGGGGGCGGCGGCCGAGACGGCCATCGCTGCGGCGGACCGGCTGCTCTGCGCCGACCACCCCGTCCACGGGCGGCGCGTCGGGCTGGACGCCCGCGCCGTGCTGCTGGGCGGTCCGGTGCCCCCGGTCTGTCTGGCCGCCCTGCACGCGGCGGGGGAGGACGGGATCGTCGGGCGCGGCCTCGCCTGGCACCCGCCCTCCTGCCACGCCGAAGCGGTGGCGGCCGTGGACCGGCTGAGCCGCGCCGGTTTCCCGGACGCCCCCGACCGTCGCGCCTGA
- a CDS encoding electron transfer flavoprotein subunit alpha/FixB family protein, with the protein MSILVIAEHDNAALKAATLNAVSAAAKIGGDIHVLVAGQGAQAVAEAASKIAGVAKVLLADDAAYAHPLPENVAPLVVNLAKGYGPEKYEHLLAAASSEGKNLLPRVAALLDVAAISDITGVVSADTFERPIYAGNAIATVKSADPIKVVTVRTTAFEAAAATGGSATVESIAGTGDAGSAKFVGQELTKSERPELTQAKIVVSGGRGMQSGENFKLLEALADKLGAAVGASRAAVDAGFVPNDYQVGQTGKIVAPELYIAVGISGAIQHLAGMKDSKVIVAINKDEEAPIFQVADYGLVADLFKAVPELTAAL; encoded by the coding sequence ATGTCCATTCTCGTCATTGCCGAACACGACAACGCCGCGCTGAAGGCCGCCACGCTGAACGCGGTCAGCGCCGCCGCCAAGATCGGCGGCGACATCCATGTGCTGGTCGCCGGCCAGGGGGCGCAGGCCGTCGCCGAGGCGGCGTCCAAGATCGCCGGGGTGGCCAAGGTGCTGCTGGCCGACGACGCGGCCTACGCCCATCCGCTGCCGGAGAACGTCGCGCCGCTGGTCGTCAATCTCGCCAAGGGCTACGGCCCCGAAAAGTATGAACATCTTCTGGCCGCCGCCTCGTCGGAGGGCAAGAACCTGCTGCCGCGGGTCGCCGCGCTGCTCGACGTCGCGGCGATCTCCGACATCACCGGGGTGGTCTCCGCCGACACCTTCGAGCGGCCGATCTACGCCGGCAACGCCATCGCCACGGTGAAGTCCGCCGACCCGATCAAGGTCGTCACGGTGCGCACCACCGCCTTCGAGGCGGCCGCCGCGACGGGCGGCTCGGCGACGGTCGAGAGCATCGCCGGGACGGGCGACGCCGGCTCCGCCAAGTTCGTCGGCCAGGAGCTGACCAAGTCGGAGCGTCCGGAGCTGACGCAGGCCAAGATCGTCGTCTCGGGCGGCCGCGGCATGCAGTCGGGCGAGAACTTCAAGCTCCTGGAAGCGCTGGCCGACAAGCTGGGGGCGGCGGTCGGCGCCAGCCGGGCGGCGGTGGACGCCGGCTTCGTGCCGAACGACTACCAGGTCGGCCAGACCGGCAAGATCGTGGCGCCCGAGCTGTACATCGCCGTCGGCATCTCCGGTGCCATCCAGCACCTCGCCGGCATGAAGGACAGCAAGGTCATCGTCGCCATCAACAAGGACGAGGAGGCGCCGATCTTCCAGGTCGCCGACTACGGCCTCGTCGCCGACCTCTTCAAGGCGGTGCCGGAGCTGACGGCCGCGCTGTGA
- a CDS encoding electron transfer flavoprotein subunit beta/FixA family protein encodes MKVLVPVKRVVDYNVKIRVKADGSGVETANVKMSMNPFDEIAVEEAVRLKEAGKATEVIVVTVGPTAAQETLRTGLAMGADRGILVQTDAETQPLAVAKVLKALVDKEGPDKNGIGLVILGKQAIDDDCNQTGQMLAALLGWPQGTFASKVAPGEGSVTVTREIDGGLETVQLTLPAVVTADLRLNEPRYASLPNIMKAKKKPIETLAPDALGVDVAPRLTTLKVAEPAKRKAGVKVADVAALVDKLKNEARAI; translated from the coding sequence ATGAAGGTCCTCGTCCCGGTCAAGCGGGTGGTCGATTACAACGTCAAGATCCGCGTCAAGGCGGACGGTTCCGGCGTTGAGACCGCCAACGTGAAGATGAGCATGAACCCCTTCGACGAGATCGCCGTCGAAGAGGCCGTCCGCCTCAAGGAAGCCGGCAAGGCGACCGAGGTCATCGTGGTCACCGTCGGCCCGACGGCCGCGCAGGAGACGCTGCGCACCGGCCTCGCCATGGGCGCCGACCGCGGCATCCTGGTCCAGACCGACGCTGAGACGCAGCCGCTGGCCGTCGCCAAGGTGCTCAAGGCGCTGGTCGACAAGGAAGGCCCCGATAAAAATGGGATAGGCCTGGTCATCCTGGGCAAGCAGGCGATCGACGACGACTGCAACCAGACCGGCCAGATGCTCGCCGCCCTGCTGGGCTGGCCGCAGGGCACCTTCGCCTCCAAGGTCGCGCCGGGCGAGGGCTCGGTCACCGTGACCCGCGAGATCGACGGCGGGCTGGAGACGGTGCAGCTGACGCTGCCGGCGGTCGTCACCGCCGACCTGCGCCTGAATGAGCCGCGCTACGCCTCGCTGCCCAACATCATGAAGGCCAAGAAGAAGCCCATCGAGACGCTGGCCCCCGACGCGCTGGGTGTCGACGTGGCGCCGCGCCTGACCACGCTCAAGGTCGCCGAGCCGGCCAAGCGCAAGGCCGGCGTCAAGGTCGCCGACGTGGCCGCCCTGGTCGACAAGCTCAAGAACGAAGCCCGCGCGATCTGA
- a CDS encoding FAD-binding oxidoreductase: protein MSNHTLTAGRPDFATAVLAPIHAIVGDRGLITDPGTMQPFMESWRDGWVGRSPAVVLPDSTEALAAVVRICAETRTPIVPQGGNTGLTGASQPHADGTEIVLSTNRLNRIREIDIDNDTMTVEAGCILANIQNAARDIGRLFPMSLAAEGSCQIGGNIATNAGGVQVVRYGNMRNLVAGLEVVLPDGRIWDGLRGLRKDNAGYDMKQIFIGSEGTLGIVTAAVLKLSPLPRATATALVAVSAPSDAVDLLTRAKGVAGDRIITFELIQRDCIDVARRHVPDVPDPLRDRYPWYVLVELADQDGGNRLMEMLEGILEAGMEAGEVLDGVVAASKAQADSLWRIREGIPEGQKREGVSFKHDVSVPISRVARFLDRANAALERECPGIRPFAFGHLGDGNIHFNPIQAEGGDPAEWKAKLATVNAIVHDIVVELGGSISAEHGIGRLRIDEMPRYKSAVELDMMATLKRAFDPHNIMNPGKILRA, encoded by the coding sequence TTGTCCAACCACACCCTGACCGCCGGGCGGCCGGACTTCGCGACGGCCGTGCTCGCCCCCATCCACGCCATTGTCGGCGACCGCGGGCTGATCACCGACCCCGGCACCATGCAGCCCTTCATGGAATCCTGGCGCGATGGCTGGGTCGGCCGCTCGCCCGCCGTGGTTCTGCCCGACAGCACCGAGGCGCTGGCCGCGGTGGTGCGCATCTGCGCCGAGACGCGCACCCCCATCGTGCCCCAGGGCGGCAACACCGGCCTGACCGGAGCCAGCCAGCCGCACGCCGACGGGACGGAGATCGTCCTCTCGACCAACCGGCTGAACCGCATCCGCGAGATCGACATCGACAACGACACGATGACGGTGGAGGCCGGCTGCATCCTCGCCAACATCCAGAACGCGGCGCGCGACATCGGCCGGCTGTTCCCGATGAGCCTCGCCGCCGAGGGCTCCTGCCAGATCGGCGGCAACATCGCCACCAACGCCGGCGGCGTGCAGGTCGTGCGCTACGGCAACATGCGCAACCTCGTCGCCGGGCTGGAGGTGGTGCTGCCCGACGGGCGGATCTGGGACGGGCTGCGCGGGCTGCGCAAGGACAACGCCGGCTACGACATGAAGCAGATCTTCATCGGGTCGGAGGGCACGCTCGGCATCGTCACCGCCGCGGTGCTGAAGCTGTCGCCGCTGCCGCGCGCCACCGCCACGGCGCTGGTCGCGGTGTCGGCCCCCAGCGACGCCGTCGATCTGCTGACCCGCGCCAAGGGCGTGGCCGGCGACCGCATCATCACCTTCGAGCTGATCCAGCGCGACTGCATCGACGTGGCCCGCCGCCATGTGCCGGACGTACCCGACCCGCTGCGCGACCGTTATCCCTGGTACGTGCTGGTCGAGCTGGCCGACCAAGACGGCGGCAACCGCCTGATGGAGATGCTGGAAGGCATCCTGGAGGCGGGCATGGAGGCCGGCGAGGTGCTGGACGGCGTCGTCGCCGCCTCCAAGGCCCAGGCCGATTCGCTGTGGCGCATCCGCGAGGGCATCCCGGAGGGCCAGAAGCGCGAGGGCGTGTCCTTCAAGCACGACGTGTCGGTGCCGATCTCCCGCGTGGCGCGCTTCCTCGACCGCGCGAACGCGGCGCTGGAGCGGGAATGCCCAGGCATCCGCCCCTTCGCCTTCGGCCATCTCGGCGACGGCAACATCCACTTCAACCCGATCCAGGCGGAGGGCGGCGACCCGGCCGAATGGAAGGCGAAGCTGGCGACGGTCAACGCCATCGTCCACGACATCGTCGTCGAGCTGGGCGGGTCCATCTCCGCCGAGCACGGCATCGGGCGGCTGCGCATCGACGAGATGCCGCGCTACAAGTCGGCGGTCGAGCTGGACATGATGGCGACGCTGAAGCGCGCCTTCGATCCGCACAACATCATGAATCCCGGCAAGATCCTGCGCGCCTGA
- a CDS encoding aldehyde dehydrogenase family protein — protein sequence MSPASDRITNFIAGSWRPGRDRLDIFNPSNLDELAGSYSLAGADDVAEAVAAARGAQPQWRAATVEQRSLVLDSISRALFDRKDELALIAATEGGKTIPDALGEITRAAHLARFFAAEALRAPGETLGSVRPGVEVDVTREPVGVIGLVTPWNFPVATPMWKIAPALAFGNAVIWKPSEKTPGISIAVTRLIAEALEAHGMPSSLFNLVIGAGPNVGAAVVDTVDAVSFTGSVNTGRRIAVRCAERMIRVQLELGGQNPLVVLGDADPERAAEIGVNSAYFHAGQRCTATGRFIVEDSIHDAFVAAMTERMAALRVGHALLPETQIGPVIDEFQLTKNLQYIDTGLKEGAQLASGGGRLDRPTRGWFLAPTLFTETSNAMTINREEVFGPVASVIRVKDYEEALAVANDTDYGLSSGIITNSMKHARHFQANIQAGMTMLNLPTAGVDYHVPFGGRKMSSYGPREQGRSAIEFYTIIKTAYRAL from the coding sequence ATGTCCCCCGCTTCCGATCGCATCACCAACTTCATCGCCGGCTCCTGGCGTCCGGGCCGTGACCGGCTCGACATTTTCAACCCGTCGAACCTCGACGAACTGGCCGGCTCCTACTCGCTGGCCGGCGCCGACGACGTGGCGGAGGCCGTGGCCGCGGCGCGCGGCGCCCAGCCGCAATGGCGCGCCGCCACGGTGGAGCAGCGCTCGCTGGTGCTCGACTCCATCTCCCGCGCGCTGTTCGACCGCAAGGACGAACTGGCCCTCATCGCCGCGACCGAGGGCGGCAAGACCATCCCCGACGCGCTGGGCGAGATCACCCGCGCCGCCCACCTCGCCCGCTTCTTCGCCGCCGAGGCGCTGCGCGCGCCCGGCGAGACGCTGGGCTCGGTCCGGCCGGGCGTCGAGGTTGACGTGACGCGCGAGCCGGTCGGCGTCATTGGCCTCGTCACGCCCTGGAACTTCCCGGTCGCCACGCCGATGTGGAAGATCGCCCCGGCGCTGGCCTTCGGCAACGCGGTGATCTGGAAGCCGTCGGAGAAGACCCCCGGCATCTCCATCGCCGTCACCCGCCTCATCGCGGAGGCGCTGGAAGCCCACGGCATGCCCAGCAGCCTGTTCAATCTGGTGATCGGCGCCGGCCCGAATGTCGGCGCCGCCGTGGTCGACACGGTGGACGCCGTGTCCTTCACCGGCTCGGTCAACACCGGGCGGCGCATCGCCGTCCGCTGCGCGGAACGCATGATCCGCGTCCAGCTGGAGCTGGGCGGCCAGAACCCGCTGGTCGTGCTGGGCGACGCCGACCCGGAGCGCGCCGCCGAGATCGGCGTCAACAGCGCCTATTTCCACGCCGGCCAGCGCTGCACCGCCACCGGTCGCTTCATCGTCGAGGATTCGATCCACGACGCCTTCGTCGCCGCGATGACGGAGCGGATGGCGGCGCTGCGCGTCGGCCACGCCCTGTTGCCGGAGACGCAGATCGGTCCGGTCATCGACGAGTTCCAGCTCACCAAGAACCTGCAATACATCGACACCGGTTTGAAGGAAGGCGCGCAGTTGGCCTCCGGCGGCGGGCGGCTGGACCGGCCGACGCGCGGCTGGTTCCTCGCCCCGACGCTGTTCACCGAAACCAGCAACGCCATGACCATCAACCGGGAAGAGGTCTTCGGCCCGGTCGCCAGCGTCATCCGCGTCAAGGATTACGAAGAAGCCCTGGCGGTGGCCAACGACACCGACTACGGCCTGTCGTCGGGCATCATCACCAACTCGATGAAGCACGCCCGCCACTTCCAGGCCAACATCCAGGCCGGCATGACCATGCTGAACCTGCCGACGGCCGGCGTCGACTACCACGTCCCCTTCGGCGGCCGGAAGATGTCGAGCTACGGCCCGCGCGAGCAGGGACGCTCCGCCATCGAGTTCTACACCATCATCAAGACGGCCTATCGCGCGCTGTGA